A single Elusimicrobiota bacterium DNA region contains:
- the pgi gene encoding glucose-6-phosphate isomerase, protein KTMKLLVNLAKAAGVKEYAKKMFSGEKINWTEKRAVLHIALRNRSNKPIYVDGKDVMPEINTVLEKMKIFSLKLRSGGWKGATGQKIESVVNIGIGGSDLGPKMACEALKYYSDGPAVYFVSNIDGADMYETLKLVEPETTLFIVASKTFTTQETITNANTAKDWLIAKLGKEAVSKHFVALSTNEKKAREFGIDPANMFEFWDFVGGRYSLWSAIGLSIACSVGFERFEQLLQGAHEMDNHFLNAPYEENIPVLLALLGVWYNNFFDAQSYAILPYSQYLSKFPSYLQQGDMESNGKTVDIEGKRVNYQTGPIIWGEPGTNGQHSFYQLIHQGTKFVPSDFIGIIKPPESIGDHHEKLMSNFFAQTEALAFGLDKEKVIEELKKQGLNDEEIKLLAPYKVFEGNKPTNSILLDELTPKTLGALIAMYEHKVFTQGVIWRINSFDQMGVELGKKLANVILPELKEKTPGEHDGSTNGLIGKFILCSVFLVFLLGFTGCITIGRDFQTKSIPNIVIGKTSMNDIMNVYGNPYRKGIDDEDLTWTYLNYKVSVFSGSCTRDLYIKFDKKGLVKNYTYNTNFPNEEVVPKP, encoded by the coding sequence AAGACGATGAAGCTTCTTGTCAATCTTGCTAAAGCAGCTGGAGTAAAAGAATATGCCAAAAAAATGTTTTCAGGAGAAAAAATAAACTGGACAGAAAAACGCGCTGTTCTTCATATTGCGCTGAGAAATCGCTCAAATAAACCCATTTATGTTGACGGCAAAGATGTGATGCCTGAAATAAACACGGTTTTAGAGAAAATGAAAATATTTTCTTTAAAATTACGTTCAGGCGGCTGGAAAGGCGCAACCGGCCAAAAAATAGAAAGTGTTGTAAATATAGGGATAGGCGGTTCAGATCTGGGCCCTAAAATGGCCTGCGAAGCGCTGAAATATTATTCCGACGGCCCGGCTGTGTATTTCGTCAGCAATATTGACGGCGCCGATATGTACGAAACACTAAAACTTGTCGAGCCCGAAACAACGCTTTTTATTGTAGCATCAAAAACTTTTACTACGCAGGAAACAATAACGAATGCCAATACTGCAAAAGACTGGCTTATAGCTAAATTAGGCAAAGAAGCAGTTAGTAAACACTTTGTTGCCCTTTCCACAAATGAAAAAAAGGCAAGAGAATTCGGCATAGACCCGGCAAACATGTTTGAGTTCTGGGATTTTGTGGGAGGCAGGTATTCTCTTTGGTCGGCAATTGGGTTATCAATAGCCTGCAGTGTAGGTTTTGAAAGGTTTGAGCAGTTACTGCAGGGTGCTCATGAAATGGACAATCATTTCTTAAATGCGCCTTATGAAGAAAATATTCCTGTACTGCTGGCGCTTCTTGGAGTATGGTACAACAATTTTTTTGATGCGCAAAGTTATGCAATTTTGCCTTATAGCCAGTACTTAAGCAAATTCCCTTCCTATTTACAGCAGGGAGATATGGAAAGCAACGGAAAAACCGTTGACATTGAAGGCAAAAGGGTAAATTATCAGACAGGCCCTATAATCTGGGGCGAACCGGGCACAAACGGACAGCATTCATTTTACCAGCTGATACATCAGGGTACAAAATTTGTCCCGTCGGATTTCATCGGAATCATAAAACCGCCTGAAAGTATCGGCGACCATCATGAAAAATTGATGTCTAATTTTTTTGCCCAGACAGAAGCGCTTGCATTCGGACTGGACAAAGAGAAAGTTATTGAAGAACTGAAAAAACAGGGCCTAAACGATGAAGAAATTAAGTTGTTAGCGCCGTATAAAGTTTTTGAGGGTAACAAACCCACTAATAGTATTTTATTGGATGAACTTACTCCGAAAACTCTCGGGGCTCTGATTGCTATGTACGAACATAAAGTTTTTACCCAGGGCGTTATCTGGAGAATAAACAGTTTTGACCAGATGGGCGTGGAACTGGGGAAAAAACTTGCGAATGTTATTCTGCCTGAATTGAAAGAAAAAACACCGGGCGAGCATGACGGTTCAACAAATGGTTTAATCGGGAAATTTATACTTTGCAGCGTATTTCTGGTTTTTCTTTTAGGGTTTACGGGCTGTATTACTATCGGCAGGGATTTTCAAACTAAAAGCATCCCGAATATTGTTATCGGGAAAACAAGCATGAATGATATTATGAATGTATACGGAAACCCTTACCGCAAAGGAATTGACGATGAAGACCTGACCTGGACCTATCTAAATTATAAAGTGAGCGTATTTAGCGGCAGTTGTACCAGGGACCTCTACATAAAATTTGATAAAAAAGGCCTGGTCAAAAACTATACTTACAACACAAATTTCCCCAATGAGGAAGTTGTACCCAAGCCTTAA